From the genome of Streptacidiphilus sp. PB12-B1b:
CGCCCGGCCGGAGCGGTGCCGCTGGCAGGAGCGCTCGCGTCGGCGGAGGCGGGGCGGGCCGCCTGCGCCGACGGGCGGCCGGGGGCAGCCCCACCGCCGGGGCCGTCGGCCGGGTCGGCGGTGGCGGTGCCGTTGGCAGGAGCACTGGCGCGGGCGGAGCCGGGACGGGCGGCAGGAGGCGACGGGCGGGCGGCGCTGCCGCCGGGGCCGTCGGCCGGGTCGGCGGTGGCGGGGGTCGGGCGGGCGGCCGGGGCCGACGGTGGGCCGGGGGTGACGGTGGGGGCCGGAGGGGTGGCGGTTTTGCGGGCGAAGGGGGTGCCTGCCCAGCCGGTGCCGTCCAGTTCCACGTACAGCTCGGTGCCGTCGGCCGCGGCCACGGTGTACGGCACCCCGCGCAGCGCGCCGAACGGCGCGGCCGCGTCCACCTCGGCGCGTGCCCTGCGGCGCATGTCGCGGCCGACGGTCATCCGCTCCACCGCCACGCCCGCCGCCGCGCCCGCGGCGACCACGCCCAGCGACAGCCCGACCAGCCCGGCGCGCCGCCAGCGCCCCGCGGCCATGTCGCCGACGACCGACCCGGCCACCTCCCGCACCTGCTGGACGGCGTCGGCCGCGGCCGAGCGCCCCTCGTCGGCGCTCATCCGCCGCCGCCGTCAGCCCCGCCGAGGCCGACGTAGCGGCGCGGCACCCGGGGCCCGATCCGGGTCACGATCTCGTACGAGATGGTCCCGCAGGCGCGGGCCCAGTCCTCGGCGGTGGGCTCGCCGTGGTCGCCGGGGCCGAACAGCACCACCCGGTCACCGACCTCGGCCGGGTCGCCGCCCAGGTCGACGACGAACTGGTCCATGGCCACCCGCCCGGCGATGGTGCGCCACTTCCCGCCCAGCCACAGCGGCCCGGTCCCGCTGGCGTGCCGGGGGACGCCGTCGGCGTAGCCCACCGGGACCAGCCCGAGCGTGGTGGCGGTCGGCGTGACGTAGCTGTGGCCGTAACTGACGCCGTGTCCGGCCGGGACGCTCTTCACCCCGGCCAGCCACGCCTGGAGCGTCATCACCGGCCGCAGCCCGAAGTCGGCCGGGCTGCCGACCTCCGGCACCGGCGACAGGCCGTACTGCGCCAGGCCCGGCCGGACCAGGTCGAAGTGCGCCTCCGGCAGCAGCAGCGTGGCCGGGGAGTTGGCCATGTGCCGCACCTCGGGGCGCAGCCCGGCCGCCTCGGCCACGGCCAGCGCCTCGCCGAAGCCGGTGAGCTGCGCCTGGATGGACGGGTGCCCCGGCTCGTCGGCGCAGGCGAAGTGCGACC
Proteins encoded in this window:
- the alr gene encoding alanine racemase, which gives rise to MRAEAVVDLAALRGNIRALRDRAGSASVMSVVKADAYGHGMVPCARAALEAGATWLGTATPDEALALRAAGITPDQARVLCWLWTPDAPWEQVVAADIDITVSGEWALARVVAAVRATGRPARVQLKADTGLGRNGAQPHDWPGLVRAARAAEAEGLVSVTGLWSHFACADEPGHPSIQAQLTGFGEALAVAEAAGLRPEVRHMANSPATLLLPEAHFDLVRPGLAQYGLSPVPEVGSPADFGLRPVMTLQAWLAGVKSVPAGHGVSYGHSYVTPTATTLGLVPVGYADGVPRHASGTGPLWLGGKWRTIAGRVAMDQFVVDLGGDPAEVGDRVVLFGPGDHGEPTAEDWARACGTISYEIVTRIGPRVPRRYVGLGGADGGGG